From Gemmatimonadaceae bacterium, the proteins below share one genomic window:
- a CDS encoding 2-oxoglutarate dehydrogenase E1 component, producing the protein MAQEPIASVFNDAYAAEMFEAYRQDPSSVDESWRQFFRFAEEAMGRGPSAQGDEEFARIAAAAARHINGIRHYGHLAVQLDPLGTPPPGAQELTPEFYGITEEQLGQVSGAALGFPHLETAKDVADRLRLRYTRNLAVEVQHVGSEEERQWFRELFTAEKLTRPLTPDEKKAALRHLTEVDGFERFLGRTFVGYKRFSIEGTDALVPMLHTAVEELARAGAKQVAISMAHRGRLSVLAHVLEKPLTQIFGEFQGQHGHLTGASTGDVKYHLGFEGTHQIDGGEVRVSLMPNPSHLEIVNPVLAGTVRALQRDNNDPMTRDESRVVPICIHGDAAFPGEGIVAETFNLSRLRAYRVGGTLHIIVNNQIGFTTDPIDSRSTRYASDMAKGFEIPIIHVNADDAEACIIAMRIATAYRTRFKKDFLIDLVGYRRWGHNEGDEPTYTQPSLYEKVKAHPTARLVWAARLEQEGVVSKDEVEALDKQIAEEYKAAYEESKTAPEPKTGAEPDSGTLQVPTAVPAETLRQYNEALLTYPGDFKPHPRLAKQLERRRDALSGEASIDWGHAEQMAFASILVDGLHIRMSGQDVERGTFSHRHAVLSDVETGRKYSPLAHLPGAKGRFELYNSALSETAVLGFEYGYSVVAKRTLALWEAQFGDFANVAQPIIDQFIASDRAKWAQDSGLVLLLPHGYEGQGPEHSSARLERFLQLCAEGNMRVAYPSTPAQYFHILRRQTKVPRRPLVLMQPKSLLRLAQAASKVTDLSEAGFRAVIDDPAGAEKRQHVKRLVFCTGKVYYDLLAAGIPESVAVARVEELYPWPHEDVASLVDRYPAIDEVAWVQEEPKNMGAWSFVAPRLRVSTGNALVIRYYGRAEQASPAEGYADTHAAEQQRIVNEALSAPVRMTGARRPSGAAKIGW; encoded by the coding sequence ATGGCACAGGAGCCGATTGCGAGCGTCTTCAACGACGCCTACGCCGCAGAAATGTTTGAGGCCTATCGCCAGGACCCGTCCTCCGTGGATGAGTCCTGGCGCCAGTTTTTCCGTTTCGCTGAAGAGGCGATGGGTCGTGGGCCCAGCGCGCAGGGTGACGAGGAGTTCGCCCGCATCGCTGCCGCCGCCGCGCGCCACATCAACGGAATTCGCCACTACGGGCATCTTGCCGTGCAGCTGGATCCGCTCGGCACGCCACCGCCAGGCGCGCAGGAGCTGACGCCGGAGTTCTACGGCATTACTGAGGAACAGCTGGGGCAGGTCAGCGGCGCGGCCCTGGGCTTCCCGCACCTTGAGACGGCCAAGGACGTGGCCGACCGCCTGCGCCTGCGCTACACGCGCAACCTCGCCGTCGAGGTGCAGCACGTGGGCAGCGAGGAGGAACGCCAGTGGTTCCGCGAGCTGTTCACGGCCGAGAAGCTCACGCGCCCGCTCACGCCCGACGAGAAGAAGGCCGCGCTGCGCCACCTCACCGAGGTGGACGGCTTCGAGCGCTTCCTCGGCCGCACCTTCGTGGGCTACAAGCGCTTCTCCATCGAAGGCACGGATGCGTTGGTGCCGATGCTGCACACGGCTGTCGAGGAACTCGCGCGCGCCGGCGCCAAGCAGGTCGCCATCTCTATGGCGCACCGCGGCCGGCTCAGCGTGCTGGCCCACGTGCTCGAGAAGCCGCTGACGCAGATCTTCGGCGAGTTCCAGGGCCAGCACGGCCACCTCACCGGCGCCTCCACTGGCGACGTGAAGTACCACCTCGGCTTCGAGGGCACGCATCAGATCGACGGCGGCGAGGTCCGCGTGTCGCTGATGCCGAACCCCAGCCACCTGGAGATTGTGAACCCCGTGCTCGCGGGCACGGTACGCGCGCTGCAGCGCGACAACAACGATCCGATGACGCGTGACGAGTCGCGCGTGGTGCCAATCTGCATCCACGGCGACGCGGCGTTCCCCGGCGAGGGCATCGTCGCCGAGACGTTCAACCTCTCGCGGCTGCGCGCGTACCGCGTGGGTGGCACGCTGCACATCATCGTCAACAACCAGATCGGTTTCACGACGGATCCCATCGACTCGCGCTCGACGCGCTACGCGTCGGACATGGCGAAGGGCTTCGAGATCCCGATCATCCACGTGAACGCGGACGACGCCGAGGCCTGCATCATCGCGATGCGCATCGCCACGGCCTACCGCACGCGCTTCAAGAAGGACTTCCTGATCGACCTCGTGGGCTACCGCCGTTGGGGCCACAACGAGGGCGACGAACCCACGTACACGCAGCCGTCACTGTACGAGAAGGTAAAGGCGCATCCGACGGCGCGACTCGTGTGGGCGGCGCGCCTGGAGCAGGAAGGCGTGGTCAGCAAGGACGAGGTCGAGGCGCTCGACAAGCAGATCGCCGAGGAGTACAAGGCGGCGTACGAGGAGTCCAAGACCGCCCCCGAGCCGAAGACGGGCGCGGAGCCGGACTCCGGCACGCTGCAGGTGCCGACGGCAGTGCCCGCCGAGACGCTGCGTCAGTACAACGAGGCGCTGCTGACATATCCGGGCGACTTCAAGCCGCATCCGCGCCTGGCCAAGCAGCTTGAGCGTCGGCGCGACGCGCTCTCGGGTGAGGCCTCGATCGACTGGGGCCACGCCGAGCAGATGGCCTTCGCCAGCATCCTCGTCGATGGCCTGCACATCCGGATGTCGGGGCAGGACGTGGAGCGTGGGACCTTCTCGCATCGCCACGCCGTACTCAGCGACGTCGAGACGGGCCGCAAGTATTCGCCGCTGGCCCATCTCCCCGGCGCCAAGGGACGTTTCGAGCTCTACAACTCGGCGCTCAGCGAGACCGCGGTGCTTGGTTTCGAGTACGGCTACAGCGTCGTGGCCAAGCGGACGCTGGCGCTGTGGGAGGCGCAGTTCGGCGATTTCGCCAACGTCGCGCAGCCGATCATCGACCAGTTCATTGCGTCGGACCGCGCCAAGTGGGCGCAGGACTCGGGACTCGTGCTGCTGCTGCCGCACGGCTACGAGGGTCAGGGCCCGGAGCATTCGAGCGCACGTCTTGAGCGATTCCTGCAGCTCTGCGCCGAGGGCAACATGCGCGTGGCGTATCCCAGCACGCCGGCGCAGTACTTCCACATCCTGCGGCGGCAGACGAAGGTGCCGCGCCGTCCGCTGGTGCTGATGCAGCCCAAGTCGCTGCTGCGCCTGGCACAGGCGGCGAGCAAGGTGACGGACCTGAGCGAGGCGGGCTTCCGCGCGGTGATCGACGATCCCGCCGGCGCCGAGAAGCGGCAGCACGTGAAGCGCCTCGTGTTCTGCACGGGCAAGGTCTACTACGACCTGCTCGCCGCGGGCATTCCGGAGAGTGTCGCGGTGGCGCGCGTCGAGGAGCTGTATCCCTGGCCGCACGAGGACGTGGCGTCGCTGGTGGACCGCTACCCGGCGATCGACGAGGTGGCCTGGGTGCAGGAAGAGCCGAAGAACATGGGTGCATGGAGCTTCGTCGCGCCGCGCCTGCGCGTGTCCACGGGCAACGCGCTGGTGATTCGCTACTACGGACGCGCTGAGCAAGCGAGTCCGGCGGAAGGCTACGCGGACACGCACGCGGCCGAGCAGCAGCGCATCGTGAACGAGGCGCTGTCGGCGCCGGTGCGGATGACGGGAGCGCGGCGCCCCTCGGGTGCCGCGAAGATCGGATGGTGA
- a CDS encoding protein kinase has translation MASRGLSLTLKIFLGTSAVLALVLATTLAFTSRSASSAADASVQRVVSSARTGLLAQLDGRSEGLVRSAESVASNAGLRAIVADRDTATAIDQAMVAVDVTQSDWAQLVDRDGTRLAKSDEPDAPLVSLANSPAIGGALEGDPVTAFGIDDDTLLMQLAVVPILDQRVYGALMVVRYLDDAFATQVRQAAFDQLEVVFYALDMEDNPIANGATLERRALSRAALSDLRAVAEAEESQSTTTVTIGANEYVALGGVLRSAGGTPLGGFALLRDRDAEFAVFRALQRTILYSGLIALAFAGLFSWLVAGWVTRPVAKLADATRRASDGDYNAEITANSPDEIGALAAAFRRLLADLREKQQLVEFLSSASNEAKTVQMPSMSGTVGRQIAEQGIKPGGLFANRYEVKEMLGQGGMGTVFKAVDRELGEVIAIKTLKEDFLKQEPAALERFKSEIRLARRISHRNVVRTHDLGETNGQYFITMEYVDGKSLRELIKTRGKLPVAVTLSVGKQLARALEVAHEQGIIHRDIKPANMVVEPDGVLKVMDFGIARMASQPQESGVTMQGAIVGTPEYMAPEQVLGEGVDHRADLYAAGCVLFECLTGRAPFKAETPYQLVAQLLEDIPPHVRSLNPEVPGALDQLVADLLAKQPAQRPANAAAMHDRLAALD, from the coding sequence GTGGCCTCACGCGGACTCAGCCTCACCCTGAAGATCTTCCTCGGCACCAGCGCGGTCCTCGCGCTGGTGTTGGCGACGACGCTCGCGTTCACGTCCCGCTCGGCGAGCTCGGCGGCGGATGCGTCGGTGCAGCGCGTGGTGAGTTCGGCGCGCACGGGGTTGCTGGCGCAGTTGGATGGGCGCAGCGAGGGCCTCGTGCGGTCGGCGGAGAGCGTGGCCAGCAATGCCGGGTTGCGCGCCATCGTCGCGGACCGCGATACGGCTACGGCCATAGACCAGGCGATGGTCGCGGTGGACGTCACCCAGTCCGACTGGGCCCAGCTCGTGGACCGCGATGGGACGCGGCTCGCCAAGAGCGACGAGCCCGACGCCCCGCTTGTCTCGCTCGCCAATTCGCCGGCCATCGGCGGCGCGCTCGAGGGCGACCCGGTCACCGCATTCGGCATCGACGACGACACCCTGCTGATGCAGCTGGCCGTCGTGCCGATCCTCGACCAGCGGGTCTACGGCGCGCTGATGGTCGTGCGCTACCTCGACGACGCCTTCGCGACGCAGGTGCGCCAAGCCGCATTCGACCAGCTCGAGGTCGTCTTCTACGCGTTGGACATGGAAGACAACCCCATCGCAAACGGCGCGACGCTGGAGCGACGCGCACTCAGCCGCGCCGCGCTCTCCGACCTGCGCGCGGTCGCCGAGGCGGAAGAGTCGCAGTCCACAACCACCGTGACGATCGGTGCCAACGAGTACGTGGCCCTCGGCGGCGTGCTCCGGTCCGCCGGCGGCACGCCGCTCGGCGGATTCGCGCTACTCCGCGATCGCGACGCTGAGTTCGCTGTCTTCCGCGCGCTGCAGCGCACAATCCTCTACTCGGGGCTGATTGCCCTCGCCTTTGCCGGCCTGTTCTCCTGGCTGGTGGCCGGCTGGGTCACGCGGCCGGTGGCCAAGCTCGCCGACGCCACCCGCCGCGCCAGCGACGGCGACTACAACGCCGAGATCACCGCCAACTCGCCCGACGAGATTGGCGCCCTGGCCGCCGCCTTCCGCCGGCTGCTCGCCGACCTGCGCGAGAAGCAGCAGCTGGTGGAGTTCCTGAGCTCGGCGTCCAACGAGGCCAAGACGGTGCAGATGCCGTCTATGAGCGGCACCGTCGGGCGGCAGATCGCCGAGCAGGGCATCAAGCCGGGCGGCCTGTTCGCCAATCGCTACGAAGTGAAGGAGATGCTCGGCCAGGGCGGGATGGGCACGGTGTTCAAGGCCGTGGACCGCGAGCTGGGCGAGGTCATCGCCATCAAGACGCTCAAGGAGGACTTCCTCAAGCAGGAACCGGCGGCGCTGGAGCGCTTCAAGTCCGAGATCCGGCTCGCCCGGCGTATCTCGCACCGCAACGTGGTGCGCACGCACGATCTCGGTGAGACCAACGGCCAGTACTTCATCACGATGGAGTACGTCGACGGCAAGTCACTGCGCGAGCTGATCAAGACGCGCGGCAAGCTTCCCGTGGCGGTGACGTTGTCGGTGGGCAAGCAGTTGGCGCGCGCGCTGGAGGTGGCCCACGAGCAGGGCATCATCCATCGCGACATCAAGCCGGCGAACATGGTCGTCGAGCCGGACGGCGTGCTCAAGGTGATGGACTTTGGCATCGCGCGGATGGCGTCGCAGCCGCAGGAGAGCGGCGTGACGATGCAGGGGGCGATTGTCGGCACGCCGGAGTACATGGCGCCGGAGCAGGTGCTGGGCGAGGGCGTGGACCATCGCGCCGACCTGTACGCTGCCGGCTGCGTGCTCTTCGAGTGCCTCACCGGGCGTGCGCCGTTCAAGGCCGAGACGCCCTACCAGCTTGTCGCCCAGCTGCTGGAGGACATCCCGCCGCACGTGCGCTCGCTCAATCCCGAGGTGCCGGGGGCCTTGGACCAGCTGGTCGCCGACCTGCTCGCCAAGCAGCCCGCCCAGCGGCCGGCCAACGCGGCGGCGATGCACGACCGGCTGGCGGCGCTGGACTAG